cagccccagcttgCAGCTAAATGGCAGAGCAGATGTGCAAACCTTGCTGCAGATGCAGAGAACAAAATTCATGCAGGACTGCAAAGCCTTCACTCATGAAGCCCAGGGCTCCTGGCAATTAATCACCAAATATAGCCTGGGAAGTCCTTGGAGGGGGGCTTAGGCACATCTTTCCAGTTACAAATGGCTCTAAGGGTAACCTCTGAATGGTACAGCTTATTCGGGGCtgaaacactgaagtgtttcaCTTAATAAAAATGGTCAGCTGCAACATGCCTCTGTCTTCAGGCTGACTGTCTGTATTTTAGCAAAGCTGATGGCGTCTCTGTCCTCACCACTTTCCCCTGTTTGTTAGACTAAAATCTAAAACTAACATTTACAGCACATCTAAAATAAGGACAGTCAAAAAATGAAGTGCGTGCTGCATAGTTAGAACCTGAGAACAAACCTCAGGGGCTAAATTCTTCTGTTACACGCTTTTTATATTTAGAGCAAGTAACACCTAAAATAACTGCTAGCAAAtgacaatgaaaagaaaacatgaatgtAATTCTCCAGACTGTGTAAGTTATAAACAGCTAGAACTTTCAGAAAGGATAGTCCCCACACATACTAAGGTATACAAATGTATTTCCCACTTCTGCCAAGGAGAGTTTTCAATTATTCCCATGGTTGAATCTTGTCCCATGTCTCTGGCAAACAATATTTCCGATTTGAACACTCTATGAAAACAGAGTCTGAGCTGAACTCTCACAGTATATGAGGAATGCATGAGAGCTAAATTCTGAGTTTGCAATGTATATGTACACCAagtacttttctttttgaaaagctcTGAAGTTCAAGGTAAGCTACCCAGTGACTTTAGGACTAATTGCACTGGGACTCTGTTCCCTAACTCACAGGAGGAATGGTGAGTTGCTCTTCTGGTAAACATAGGCTATTTCTGTGTTCCTGCTCCTCATCCTAAAACATTTCTCAGAATGCGGTGTAGCTAACCCCTGGCACTCTACAGCTTGGCGTTCCCAGGCTCCCTTGGTCGTGCGCTCTTTTGCGCTCTTTTGCGCATGGGTAGTGGGCAGAGACTTCCTCATTTGTGTggtcttttctccctctgccacccAGAGTCTTTGCTCCAACTAGAATCTGAAAGTTCCTCTGCAAGGAAAGACAGCGCCCGCTGCATTTCAAAAGCTAAAGCTTTGCTGGCTTTATTACTACAGCTGCAACCCACGGGCACACGCTGGGAGAGATTAAGGGGCATAGTGGGTTGCCTTCCCCATTCTCTGCTGTGAAGTCATACTCTGTGTTACCGTACAGCTCCTTTAGGTTATTTGTATAGAACCTTTACAATTAAACAATGTTTACCTCTTCCCTGTCCTTAGCAGATCAAATCCTTCATTGATTTTAGTGAAAGGAAGCGTGTGGGTTATTAATGGATCCAGAACaaattttttcttcatgtagTCAGCAACCAGTTTAGGGACTGAATCTTTACTCTTCCagcctgaaaaaaaccacagacaaTGGATAATGAAACATCAAATGCTTGTGAAAATAGAGAAAACTCGTGGCAGCTTAAATTTTTAGATAAACTTAAGAGCATGATGAAATGTTGGAGCATGTCTTTACCTTTGTAACAGAGAGCCAGGGGATGAAGTGCAGCTATTCTACATATGACGAACCCAGTAAGTGCTTTACTGGTAGAAGGCCAGTAAAAATTTGAATCTTTACAGAAATCAAACTTTCCCCCACATTAAATACTATTTCAACTTGTCTATTGATACACTGTCCACTAAATCACACCTCATACAAAAGCCAGAGCGCTGACATCCATGTTGGTAACCGGAAACTCGATTACCCGGTCAAAATTGGGCGGGTGGGGGTGGATGTGTCTCTTTTTTCTTACAAGCAGTACTAGATAAAGCTGTCTCAAATAGTAGGATGCCCTTCCAGAGGAACCTAATTTGTCTCTGCTATTTTATTCAGGTGTCTGTTGAATACATCAGAGGAACCGGTTGTGAGTGAGAAAACCTGTTGTTGGAAACAAGTTTTCTGTGGCCTTCAGCTTTGTGTTGAGTGAGCTAAGGCTTGCTGAGTCTGGGACTCTGCTGGGAGAGCtcagaaaagaggaagaactggaaaGGACTGACGGCAGCTGGCAAGGGGCTGAGCTGGGGTCTGACCTATGTGGAAACCAGGTGGGTCTGACCCCCGATGTCCTTTAGGGTCCTGACTCTCCATCTCTCccactctctctttttctttccctctctttctgtcttcctaTCCCTCTCATTCTCCTTTTTGCTCttgctccttttcctcccccttcttctctcctctcccccccttatcttttcctcattttctctttttctccctttgtccttttctcttatctttctccttttctttctccttatctctttttctcttctctatttttatctcttctcctccgtcccctccccctccttttctctctctcttctacctttctctttctctctccctttcttttttctcattttttcctcttattttctttctccttccccccctttttctctgttttttgtctttttacctcttcctttctctttctccgcatcttcttctctcccccctccctgttTTTCTcgctcctcctctccccattAACTAACAGTTCCCATAATTACTTCCCTTTGTGCTTCTTTGTCAGCAAAATAGCTATCAATATTACTTCCAATAGGACAACCTAAGCAATGAATTTAGATATATCCCATCTCATTCAAGATGATCTACAAGTTTCCCAAGCCAGTTAAATCACATCTTTCCAAGTCCTTACCTCCAAAGACGGACCCTTTCCAGGTGCGACCAGTGAAGAGGAGCATGGGGTCAAAAGTGATCTTTTGTGCTGCAGGGGGCACTCCCACAATCACACTGACTCCGTAGTTGTATTGGCAACAGGCCAAGGCTGCAGCCTGCATTTGAAACAGAGGGACACCCCAGAGTCATGCAAGATTTGCCGCCGGGGCACAAAAGTTTGAattgcttctcctcctctcaGGGCTCAGCTTGCAATTCATTTTTTGTAACTGAAACCACATCAAACAATTTCCATTGTATCTGCTCACACCATTGTATCTGCCGTCATGGGTTAGATACGTCCTAGCTttgttctccttcccctttttgtCTTAGTCGTTAGTGATAAGCCACTGTTGGAAAGCAGATAGCGGGCTATGTGAAATTTAGCCACCCTGGTTAGGCCAGGGGACTACATTGAAGGTCCCTTTCCTAAGTTTTTGAGTGTGCTCTGTCCCTGCATCTCAGTGGCAGATAGCTGGACTTTACAGGTTTGAAGTTAGCTTGACACTTTGCCAGTGGCTCTCAGCTCCTCACCCTTGGTGCTTAGCGGGTTAGCGAAGAGAGAGCTAACAAGCTAATGCCTCATTTGACCACATCTTTTGGTAGCATACCATGGTTTCGGTACGGCCGATGACCTCAAAGGAGTAGTCCACACCATCGCCGGTCATTTCAATCAACACTTCGTGAATAGGCTTCTTGAAATCTGTAGGGTTGACGCAGTCTGTGGCTCCCAGCTCTTTGGCCTTGGCAAACTTGTCGCTATTGATATCAACGGCAATGATGCGGGAAGCTCCAGCCGCCTTGCAGCCCATGACAACAGAGAGGCCAACTCCTCCGAGGCCGAAGATGACACAGGTGGAGCCTGGTTCCACCTATAATAACCATATAAACATGGCATACTGTTACAGTCTAGATAAAGTACAATGCATTTTCTTATTATCAACATGTTTTCACTTAAGCCATTTCTTGTAATTTAGAGATtacctgctgagaaggaatttGCACATGCATACCTACTAGTGCAGTAGCCAGCTATACTGTTATAATCCTACATGTGACTAAGATAAATTGTcccaaaaatacatttctaagaCCAGGTTTTCATTACATGTCTCAGCTTCAGGTTTAGAGCCACGTGTTTTTTATGATGCTTTATATTCCAGTGGTGTTAAGATCTGTAGTGTCACTCCACTGGAGTGTGTATTGCTACAAATTATGACTGTTGCATATATAGGCTTCCATGTATTCCTAGACTTAAGTTACAATAAAACAAATCAGCTCTGCCGTAACATTTTTCTAGGGGTGGTAAAGCTATGAGAGAAAACTTAATAGATGGTAATAAGTGTTTTTACTGGATTTTGAATTGAAGACTTCTGAGTACCTTAGAGACAAAGAAACTGAAGTAGGCAAAGAACTAGTATTTTCTTTCCACCCTGAACTCAACAGAGTCTATACCTCCCGGCTGCCATGCTGACAACCCGCTGGCAGGCCACACAATCCTGAACAGACCCCATGAGATACCAGAAACATCCACCACGATACTTACCTTGGCAGTCTGCACAGCAGCCCCATAGCCAGTTGAAAATCCACAGCCAATTAAACAAACTTTTTCCAGAGGAGCAGCAGAATCGATTTTGGCTACAGCAAATTCATGCACTACTGTGTATTCAGTGAAGGTACTTGTACCAAGAAAATGGTGAATCGCTTTTCCTTTACAGGTGAATCTACAGGTGCCATCGGGCATGAATCCAGCAGCTGAACCAATGCTGTTTGAAAGATGACCAGAAATAACGGCAAGTGAAATCTGTTGAATGTGATCAgttttgtataaataaaaatcaaataatggTTGTAGGTAACCCAGGAAAACTCACTGATTTTTACTGCACAGATTACCCTTGGTGCTTAAGCAACTGCTGCACTCCCCACACTGTGGAACAAAGAGTGGAATAACCTTGTCtcctagaaataaaaaagtaatgaCAGAGGATTAAAAAAGGTAAACAAGAAGCATGCAGGTAAAAACATGAAGCAAGTGTATTTATTCCCTAGGCAAATGTGCACTAGGAGTGCAGTgctggttttatttccttctgctgccCTTGGAAGATAAACCATCTCTCTCTGTTACAAAGGACATCATTAGGGCAAAGTTATGACAACTAATTTCAATATGCAAAATTCCTGGTGTCTTTCATAGAACTGAGTCTGAGCTACGTCATAAAACCGTGTTAGCTACTGAAGTACTCATTCAGCAGTTTATTGCGTCTTCtacttaaaaggaaaatagtaaTACACAGGTAAAGAAACTGAGATAAAAATTGACATCCGCTAGGACAGCAGGTTGGAGTGCCAATATAACAGGGCTGTAAACCATGCATACAAAGAATGGGAAATTAAGCATTAATTTGCCAGCCCTCTTGAGTCTCTTTCTTATTTGCAGTCCTATTACTGTTGTATTGGAGTAAAGGTAGGTAAAAAATTTGTCAGAGAAGCAGTGACACACACAAGCTAAGACAACATCTCCAATTCTCTAGCACAATTATACGGTTAACAAAGTAGCACATAGCTTCCCAGTGCAATTTTTTACTGCTATGCATTTTCCACAGCAACCATGTATGGTAAATCCCTAATAATCTCTACACAGGTAATCCCTAATACAGATCAATTTGTGATTTGGCAGGTCTAAAATGTGGCTAATCCTTGACACGTTGAAAGTCAAGGGAAATCCTTGATTTCcactaaaaaatggaaaatgcctACAGAACATGAAATGTCCCCACTACTCCAACCCTCCGTTAACTTAGAACTGTGACATGGGCTTAGTAATCATTCTGCTAAAGAAACTTTGCACATCTTGGAGCCTTTTTTAGAACTTGAAGGTGTAAATTAAGCAACATCTGAGAAAcatgattttgtgtgtgtgtgtgtgtgtgtgttcaggcCTGATGTTTCAGCTCACCTGGAAACACACGGCAGCTAGAATTAGACAACAGGGTGATTTATGAACCCAGACTTAAGTGAAAAAGCAGCTAGAGCTATCACTGAAATTTGCAATATTTGTTTGGGGTTAAAGCAGAAATCTCTAATAAAACTTTTTCTTATTATACATACCAACTTGCTTTGGTCAGACTTCATACTTGTTGCCAGTACAAACAAAGACACTGGAAGTACAGAGGTCCTAAAAGTGAACTACTTAGGCATTGTAACAAACTGCCTGGATAAAATTGAGCATTTCTATGCAGATTTTGTTCACTACATATTTTGTCTTAATAATTTAGCCCTTGTTAGAATTTGTTCAGTCCCATAGAAGCGTCTAGAAAACCCGCCTCATCTTGCAGCAGTTGGAGGAAAATCAGCATCTTTCAGTGACTTCTCTATCTACCCACTGTGGTTCAAAGAGAGTGTAGCGAGAGGAGCATCTGGTCCTCAGAGCCATCCAGCCCTCAGTGAGCAGTGCTGACTCACCTGCACCGGTGCTGCACACAAGCGAAGCCTGCAGCAGGGTGGGCACCCCACTTGTGCCTTGATGCTTTTAAAGTGAAGTAATTGAGCACACGGACACAAGTTCTggtctactgaagtcaatggattATTTAGCCGTTAGCAGAATTAAAAGAAGGTGCTTTGACATGTTGTCTGGTGCTTTGCTTTGCCTTATTCTTGAGAGAAATGAGCTGTGTAAACTGTATTTAAAGAACCTGCAGCTAATACCTGATTTCCTGTGACCAACAGCAAAGAATCTGTGTTCTTAATCCCATGACAGGAAAAGCACTATGTAGGTGGAAAGCAAGCTGCAGATGTTTTTGCCGAAACCAAAAGAAATCTAatagaaaatctgaaaataaagcaagatttGGAACACAAAGATGTAAACAGCAGGTAGTGTCCTTTAAAGTATCCTTGAAAAACCTCAAAGCTGGAACATTTTCCTCCGCAGTACAAGTACTCACGCATGTAATCATCTTTGACTTAAACAGGAGTCTGGAAACTCAGCGCAGGGTTTGTGTTCAGTGCTGTTGCATACCTGGTTTGATCGAAGTTACTCCCTGCCCAACGCTCTCCACAACACCAGCTGCTTCGTGTCCAAGAATTATTGGAAAAGGCATAACCATTCCTCCAGTTATCACGTGGTCATCAGAGCGACAGATCCCTGTGGCCACGATCTGATTTAGAGGAACGACAAGAATATTTCAGCATTTAACTATGTCATGTCATATGCGGAAGTGAAATGATATCATGTATTTGGAGAAGTCACTTGCTTCCCTCCAAAATCACATATGCACGCAATAAATCTACAGGTAAAACACTTTTGGTTGTGTGATTCGTGATTCTCATGGTTTGTATTAGTCTTTAATCTAAGAAGCAAGGCTCCTTCGTGAATGTTTGCTATGCACTACTGAGCTCTATAGGGAGTCTCATTGATTATCTGGCAGAACTAATGTTCTAGCAGTACAATTATATatgaagaacagaataaaattatgtaaatataaattatcacattttatttataaacatagaaatattatataaattttatattccTTATATTTAGGTTATGTTACAATATCTCATATAATAGGTAtgttatataaaatatgtattatacatatatgaggtgctggttgacagccggctgaacatgagctggcagtgtgcccaggcagccaagaaggccaatggcatcctggcctgtatcagaaatagcgtggccagcaggaggagggaagtgatcgtgcccctgtactcggccctggtgaggccgcacctcgaatactgtgttcagttttgggcccctcactacaagaaggacgtcgaggtgctggagcgtgtccagagaagggcaacgaggctggtgaggggtctggagcacaagtctgatgaggagcggctgagggacctggggttgtttagcctggagaaaaggaggctgaggggagacctcatcgctctctacaactacctgaaaggaggttgtagtgaggtgggtgttggtctcttctcccaagtaactagtgataggacgagaggaaatggcctcaagttgcgccaggggaggtttagatcagacgtgaggaaaaatttatttactgaaggagtggttaaacattggaacaggctgcccagggaagtggttgagtcaccatccctggaggtatttaaaagacgagtagatgaggcacttagggacatggtttagtggacatggtggtgttgggtcgacggttggactcgatgatcttagaggtcttttccaacctcaatgattctatgattctatgaggtaatattatatataattacattacaattattatatattatttatatatttaaaatatatgcatatgttaGATATACAAAAATTTAGGCTACACATAGTATTTTATATCACATACTGCCTTTTCTTGCAGGTAGCACagcagtatttcttttgaaacattCAGGTATGTCTTTACAGCTTTTATTCTGAGAAATGGAGTTGTCAACCCCATGAGAGGGTTCTCCTCACTTGAGTAAAACTTGAAAACTGctctaaaatgaaaacagctgctgAATTCCACTGAGAAAGTTCCTGAAATGTAACAGATGCTCAAAACCCAGTTAAAAAAGGAAGCTCCCAGCCCTACTGAGCTATTTCCTAGCACAGATTCAAACAAAGTAAAAGAGAATTTCCTGCTCCATGCTATAGGAGATTTGGATTTTTGCCTTGTACTGTAATTTTTTCAGCCTATTAGAGGCACAGGTGTCTTAgtaaacaaaaacccaaccatgaaaaactttttttttttttttaaagaacctcATGATCAAGTTTAGGACTTGAAGCACGTTCCACAGGAACTCACTGAATAGTAACTACTCACCTAGTGAATTTTTTCCGACTGGATCCTAAAAATCTATAGAAATAATTCTGATAAACAGCAAGATAGAATGCAAGTCATAAcagttgttttaaattttatttttagtacctTTATGCGAACTTCATGTGCTTTTGGTGGGGCAACTTCCACCTCCTCAATAGAAAAGGGTTTATTGGCTTCCCACATTACTGCTGCTTTGCATTTAATAACCTgcaaacagagcaaagaaaaagggaatggcATTTGCATTTGCAAGTCACCACACAGACAGATTCTTTCTTACATTTCTGCATGTGAAACTCGTGCTCATatttgggggaagagagggaaaactacaggaacaaaaaccccaaacccaaaatgcACCAAAAAAGCCAACACCAAAGCACAGTGTaagcccatttttttcccccaccaagaTCATGTCTGACTTTGTTCATATTTCTGTCATATGAAGTTTTCAGCAACATGTCTAGTAGTCTCCTAGGATAACTGGATACCTTATCCATCCTCATTGCTCCTCCTCTGTTTCTAACTTCCTTGAAGGATTATCTTTGCCATGTTGGATTACTGGTGTATATTTGTGTCTTCTTGGAGATGGCACAGTAAATGATGCCATATATCAGGTTGTGATAAAGTCTGTATTGCCTAGAACTGCCTGTGTCGGGAACTGACAAAATTGCTAAAAAATGGAATTCAGAGCCTAATACAGGTTTATAAATGTATTATTACAGCCCAGGTTCAGCCATGAGGTGATGGCTGAGAGGACACCTATGTAAAATGACGTAGCACTATGCAGAGGTAATCTTGAAGAAGCAACAGTCCCTTTAGTGCAAGATTATCCGTGCTAAGGTACCTTGCTTCTCAAAAGGGATATTTAACTCAGGTGGGGTTACTCCCAATACccaagacagcttttttttttgtcttttaggCTAAAGTTTGTCCATTAGCTCCACAGGCTTTGTCCAGGTGCTGACAGGCCTCTGGGCTCCTCTGATCATCTGCCACTGAGAGAAGAATGCACTCAGAAGAGAGCAGCGTTGTCCACTCCTCATCCCAGGCTCTCAGACAGAAGGAAGCCTCAGTTTCCACTCTGCAAACTCACTTCTAGTGTATTCAAAGGTAGTGGGGCCCCTCTGGCCCCGTATTCATTCCTGTTCTTCCTTGGTGGTCTCTGCCCATCCCAGAGCTTTAAACGACTCCAGGCCCTGGGATATGATTTTCCATGTCACCCTTTTGGGTGACACTCTGTTAAGTCCTCAGTCACTCTATTAAGTCCTACTGACTGCAAGCGTTCGGGTGGCATTATCTTGAGAGGGAAATGGAGGTGAAACGAGTCCATGATGCAAGGAGTTTAGCACATGCAGAAGTATCCTGCATGACTGGGAGCCTGGGGCTGGGACAACTTAACACCAGTGTGCTGCAAAGttctcaggggggaaaaaaacaaggcaaCTTTTTAGTATCAAAGCTTTTGAAGTAGGAGTAGAAATAATGTCTAATTATCAACAAATTGTCAACTggtaacaaagaaaataattaccagGAAATACTAAACATATGAAGTAAAACAGCACACTTTCAGCAGCCAGACCCAAAGTGGCAATG
This region of Aptenodytes patagonicus chromosome 4, bAptPat1.pri.cur, whole genome shotgun sequence genomic DNA includes:
- the LOC143159633 gene encoding alcohol dehydrogenase 1; this encodes MSTAGKVIKCKAAVMWEANKPFSIEEVEVAPPKAHEVRIKIVATGICRSDDHVITGGMVMPFPIILGHEAAGVVESVGQGVTSIKPGDKVIPLFVPQCGECSSCLSTKGNLCSKNHIGSAAGFMPDGTCRFTCKGKAIHHFLGTSTFTEYTVVHEFAVAKIDSAAPLEKVCLIGCGFSTGYGAAVQTAKVEPGSTCVIFGLGGVGLSVVMGCKAAGASRIIAVDINSDKFAKAKELGATDCVNPTDFKKPIHEVLIEMTGDGVDYSFEVIGRTETMAAALACCQYNYGVSVIVGVPPAAQKITFDPMLLFTGRTWKGSVFGGWKSKDSVPKLVADYMKKKFVLDPLITHTLPFTKINEGFDLLRTGKSIRSVLVF